In the Leifsonia sp. 466MF genome, one interval contains:
- a CDS encoding histidine ammonia-lyase, whose product MSVAFPEGMISVTTADGDIVILRICDLCGAAVVEGEGTDLAFHKRWHRLTGSGNWIDPATGHHHGPGNPAYPGASPS is encoded by the coding sequence GTGAGCGTTGCATTCCCGGAGGGGATGATCTCAGTCACGACCGCGGACGGCGACATCGTCATCCTCCGCATCTGTGATCTGTGCGGTGCGGCCGTCGTCGAAGGTGAGGGCACCGACCTCGCGTTCCATAAACGCTGGCACCGGCTCACCGGCTCGGGCAACTGGATCGACCCGGCGACCGGCCACCACCACGGCCCAGGGAACCCGGCTTACCCGGGCGCGTCGCCCTCCTGA
- a CDS encoding DoxX family protein, producing MSPRATSRPSTRDLGLLLLRIAVGGILIAHGIQKLFVYTLPGVTESFAGMGVPAAELVAPAVATIELLGGALIVAGVGTRIAGLFAAAAMLGAVFTAHLSAGFFASDGGFEFPLLLACAAVALALTGPGRLSLHAAVLHGRMPLAA from the coding sequence ATGAGCCCACGCGCAACGTCTCGACCGTCGACTCGCGACCTCGGTCTGCTCCTGCTCCGCATCGCCGTCGGAGGCATACTCATCGCCCACGGCATCCAGAAGCTGTTCGTCTACACCCTGCCCGGGGTGACGGAATCCTTCGCGGGGATGGGTGTCCCCGCCGCGGAACTCGTGGCGCCGGCGGTCGCGACCATCGAGCTGCTCGGAGGCGCGCTCATCGTGGCGGGAGTCGGCACACGCATCGCCGGGCTCTTCGCCGCGGCCGCAATGCTGGGCGCCGTATTCACCGCGCACCTCTCCGCCGGCTTCTTCGCCAGTGACGGCGGATTCGAGTTCCCGCTGCTGCTGGCCTGTGCGGCCGTCGCGCTGGCCTTGACCGGTCCCGGACGCCTGTCCCTGCACGCAGCCGTCCTGCATGGGCGGATGCCGTTGGCGGCCTGA
- a CDS encoding MarR family winged helix-turn-helix transcriptional regulator, with translation MAESAMAAESTKRARISAVSAWESLFRAQVAVMRTLAAEFPTRDISFNEYDVLFNLSRQPNRELRLRDLNKHVLLTQPSVSRLVDRLVARGLVAKCPEPSDARGTVIRLTDTGYDMFRRVAVDHMKTITERVGGRLTPEELETLAVLCDKLRDAS, from the coding sequence ATGGCCGAGAGCGCGATGGCGGCGGAGTCGACGAAACGCGCCCGCATCAGCGCCGTCTCCGCGTGGGAGTCGCTGTTCCGGGCCCAGGTCGCCGTGATGCGGACGTTGGCGGCCGAGTTCCCCACCCGCGACATCTCGTTCAACGAGTACGACGTCCTGTTCAACCTGTCGCGGCAGCCGAACCGCGAACTACGCCTGCGCGACCTGAACAAGCACGTGCTGCTCACCCAGCCGAGCGTGAGCCGCCTCGTCGACCGGCTGGTCGCACGCGGACTGGTGGCGAAATGCCCGGAGCCGTCCGATGCGCGCGGCACAGTGATCCGGCTGACCGACACGGGATACGACATGTTCCGCCGTGTCGCCGTCGATCACATGAAGACCATCACAGAACGCGTCGGCGGTCGGCTGACCCCCGAGGAACTCGAGACCCTCGCCGTGCTGTGCGACAAGCTGCGCGACGCCTCCTGA
- a CDS encoding transglycosylase domain-containing protein — protein MRWGWAPALAGFVALSGLAGVLAAAAVTPAVALTGSAADSTISVFDGLPEYIKVEPLAQASTMYALSNGQQVPIASFYSQNRVEVGWDGISQNLKDAAIATEDPRFYEHGGVDVTGTVRGAVLTALHKSVQGGSSITQQYVKNILVQRCENKQPDPTATDAVQKKQLTVYEACYDDATKVDPSRKLKEMRYAIGLEKEYSKNDILQSYLNIALFGGRVYGVQSAAEYYFGVAAKDVNIQQAATLIAILNNPDNLRIDRPDDKENGAANGYKETLDRRNYVLDRMFANGKITKEEHDAARATKVEPKITPTQNGCMTAQQYNAAFFCDYVERTIEQNPIFGKTEDDRSNFLTRGGLKIYTTLNLDLQSQAQAAVSAYIPPADPRLDLGSSNVSVEVGTGRVVTMVQNRPYDNTANPAPATTAVNYNTDYDYGGSEGFQTGSAYKVFDLLEWLQEGHSLYQTVSGTQHVFPQTQFHASDPCNDIGGAPWNVSNDEGESVTATTVMNATAQSINTVFAKMATQLDLCGIKQRAQDLLVHGADEAANPFMANPSAVLGTNYIAPITMATAYAGLANNGVACSPIAIDKIVDADGAEHAVPKTACSPTPIDPQVAAAAIYALQGVLRGGGTASSANPGDGIPIFGKTGTTDNSVENWLVTSTTKVAQATWVGNVQGGVALRSQSFQGIGGGNVKFSIVKRIQTALNAAYGGGAFPSPSGKFTTAPVAPKPPTAPGAPTAPAPGAGGNPGNGGGQGGPGKPGKP, from the coding sequence ATGAGATGGGGATGGGCGCCTGCCCTGGCCGGCTTCGTGGCACTGAGCGGACTCGCCGGTGTGCTGGCTGCGGCGGCGGTGACACCGGCCGTCGCGCTCACGGGCAGCGCGGCCGATTCGACCATCAGCGTCTTCGACGGGCTGCCCGAATACATCAAGGTCGAGCCGCTCGCACAGGCCTCGACGATGTACGCCCTCAGCAACGGCCAGCAGGTCCCGATCGCCAGCTTCTACTCGCAGAACCGCGTCGAGGTCGGCTGGGACGGCATCTCGCAGAACCTCAAGGACGCCGCGATCGCCACGGAGGATCCGCGGTTCTATGAGCACGGCGGCGTGGATGTCACGGGCACCGTGCGCGGGGCCGTTCTGACGGCGCTGCACAAGTCGGTGCAGGGCGGCTCGTCGATCACGCAGCAGTACGTGAAGAACATCCTCGTCCAGCGCTGCGAGAACAAGCAGCCGGACCCGACCGCGACCGATGCGGTCCAGAAGAAGCAGCTGACGGTGTACGAGGCCTGCTACGACGACGCGACGAAGGTGGACCCGTCGCGCAAGCTGAAGGAGATGCGCTACGCGATCGGGCTCGAGAAGGAGTACTCGAAGAACGACATCCTTCAGAGCTACCTGAACATCGCGCTCTTCGGCGGCCGTGTGTACGGCGTCCAGTCCGCTGCCGAGTACTACTTCGGTGTCGCGGCAAAGGATGTGAACATCCAGCAGGCGGCGACGCTGATCGCCATCCTGAACAACCCCGACAACCTGCGCATCGACCGACCGGACGACAAGGAGAACGGCGCCGCCAACGGCTACAAGGAGACCCTCGACCGCCGCAACTACGTGCTCGACCGGATGTTCGCCAACGGGAAGATCACCAAAGAGGAGCACGACGCGGCTCGGGCCACCAAGGTCGAGCCGAAGATCACCCCGACGCAGAACGGCTGCATGACCGCCCAGCAGTACAACGCCGCGTTCTTCTGCGACTACGTCGAGCGCACTATCGAGCAGAACCCGATCTTCGGCAAGACCGAGGACGACCGCTCCAACTTCCTCACCCGCGGCGGCCTCAAGATCTACACGACGCTCAACCTCGACCTGCAGAGCCAGGCGCAGGCGGCGGTCAGCGCGTACATCCCGCCGGCCGACCCGCGCCTCGACCTGGGATCATCGAATGTCTCCGTCGAGGTCGGGACCGGGCGTGTCGTGACCATGGTGCAGAACCGGCCGTACGACAACACGGCGAATCCGGCCCCGGCGACAACGGCCGTCAACTACAACACCGACTACGACTACGGCGGCTCCGAGGGCTTCCAGACCGGTTCGGCGTACAAGGTGTTCGACCTGCTCGAATGGCTCCAGGAGGGGCACTCGCTCTACCAGACGGTGAGCGGAACCCAGCACGTCTTCCCGCAGACGCAGTTCCACGCGAGCGACCCGTGCAACGACATCGGCGGGGCCCCCTGGAACGTCTCCAACGACGAGGGCGAGAGCGTCACGGCGACGACCGTGATGAATGCGACCGCGCAGTCGATCAACACCGTATTCGCGAAGATGGCGACCCAGCTCGACCTGTGCGGCATCAAGCAGCGCGCCCAGGATCTGCTGGTCCACGGCGCGGACGAGGCGGCCAACCCGTTCATGGCCAACCCGTCGGCCGTGCTCGGTACGAACTACATCGCGCCGATCACCATGGCCACCGCCTACGCGGGCCTCGCCAACAACGGCGTCGCCTGTAGCCCCATCGCGATCGACAAGATCGTCGACGCCGACGGTGCTGAGCACGCGGTGCCCAAGACGGCGTGCTCGCCGACGCCGATCGACCCGCAGGTCGCCGCTGCCGCGATCTACGCGCTGCAGGGTGTGCTGCGCGGAGGCGGCACGGCGTCGTCGGCCAACCCCGGCGACGGCATCCCGATCTTCGGCAAGACCGGCACGACCGACAACTCCGTCGAGAACTGGCTCGTCACCTCCACCACCAAGGTCGCTCAGGCCACCTGGGTCGGCAACGTCCAGGGCGGCGTCGCGCTCCGCAGCCAGAGCTTCCAGGGCATCGGGGGCGGCAACGTCAAGTTCTCGATCGTCAAGCGGATCCAGACGGCGCTGAACGCGGCGTACGGAGGCGGGGCCTTCCCATCGCCGAGCGGCAAGTTCACGACGGCTCCGGTCGCGCCCAAGCCGCCGACCGCTCCAGGAGCGCCGACGGCACCCGCTCCGGGAGCCGGAGGGAACCCCGGCAACGGCGGCGGGCAGGGCGGTCCGGGCAAGCCCGGTAAGCCCTGA
- a CDS encoding TetR/AcrR family transcriptional regulator: MGRTPDPNRKPELLGRIMEHVATEPLSRMTFRSLASALGVSTYSFVYHFGSRQEMIDAILEEGVRQQTESLAGVDVTAFDRDQFHDWYKEAFRHSLRENNRTGLRLQFEAGALEPIDPDIGKRVTTSFMQWRDTVKAWLKKQGIETRRAGILATWLVDSAAGLHFGFLMTGDRNGTVQAFDVFLVAFLREAFDA; encoded by the coding sequence GTGGGACGCACACCAGATCCGAACCGCAAACCGGAACTGCTCGGCCGCATCATGGAGCACGTGGCGACGGAGCCGCTCTCCCGCATGACCTTCCGCAGTCTGGCCAGCGCCCTCGGGGTGAGCACCTACTCGTTCGTGTACCACTTCGGCTCCCGGCAGGAGATGATCGACGCCATCCTCGAGGAGGGCGTCCGTCAGCAGACCGAGTCGCTCGCCGGCGTCGATGTCACGGCGTTCGACCGCGACCAGTTCCACGACTGGTACAAGGAGGCGTTCCGCCACTCCCTGCGCGAGAACAACCGCACCGGGCTGCGGTTGCAGTTCGAGGCGGGAGCCCTGGAGCCGATCGACCCCGACATCGGCAAGCGCGTGACCACATCCTTCATGCAGTGGCGTGACACGGTCAAAGCGTGGCTCAAGAAGCAGGGCATCGAGACCCGGCGGGCGGGCATCCTCGCCACCTGGCTCGTCGACTCGGCGGCCGGACTCCACTTCGGCTTCTTGATGACCGGCGACCGAAACGGCACCGTGCAGGCGTTCGACGTGTTCCTCGTCGCGTTCCTCCGCGAGGCATTCGACGCCTGA
- a CDS encoding SRPBCC family protein, whose protein sequence is MGDTTREATMGNYVARAEIDVAAPRRAVWDVLTTNGARPEILFGAEVVSDWRLGSEIVWRGEWQGKAFEDHGRVIELEDREEPWRIVLTHFSPLSGLPDEPENYHTLRFELDEIPGGTRVTLDQDNNPTRDAAEHSRANWAQMLEGVKTVAERDAQ, encoded by the coding sequence ATGGGCGACACGACCCGGGAGGCGACGATGGGCAACTATGTGGCGCGTGCGGAGATCGACGTGGCCGCACCACGGCGTGCGGTGTGGGATGTGCTGACCACGAACGGCGCGCGTCCGGAGATCCTGTTCGGCGCGGAAGTGGTGTCCGACTGGCGCCTTGGATCGGAGATCGTCTGGCGCGGCGAATGGCAGGGCAAGGCGTTCGAGGACCACGGTCGGGTGATCGAGCTGGAGGATCGCGAGGAGCCGTGGCGTATTGTGCTGACGCACTTCAGCCCGCTGAGCGGCCTGCCCGACGAGCCGGAGAACTATCACACCCTCCGGTTCGAGCTGGATGAGATCCCCGGCGGAACGCGCGTGACCCTCGACCAGGACAACAACCCGACGCGGGATGCCGCGGAGCACTCCCGGGCGAACTGGGCGCAGATGTTGGAGGGCGTGAAGACGGTGGCCGAGCGCGACGCGCAGTAG
- a CDS encoding glycoside hydrolase family 13 protein: MSDKWWQSAVVYQVYPRSFADSDGDGIGDLRGVIEHLDYLNELGVDVVWLSPIYASPHDDNGYDISDYRAIDPLFGTFDDFDELLEGMHARGMKLVMDLVVNHTSDEHPWFIESASSTDNPKRDWYWWRPARAGKQPGEQGAEPNNWGSFFSGPAWQLDPQTGEYYLHLFSRKQPDLNWENPEVRDAVYEMMNWWLDRGVDGFRMDVINFISKVTSLPDGVVPEGALYGDAYPYFAQGPRIHEFLHEMHERVFAGREDRYLTVGEMPGVDIEQARRFTDPRNGELDMVFQFEHVDLDHGPGGKWDHRPLSVLDLKRNLSTWQEGLADLGWNSLYWNNHDQPRVVSRFGDDGEHRIPSAKALGTVLHLMRGTPYVYQGEELGMTNVPFSSIEDFRDIESLNHYAEAVDILGAPAEEVLAALRRTSRDNARTPMQWTPGPHAGFTTGTPWITVNPNAADINAEAEVADPDSVFAHYRALIDLRHQSEVVAIGDYALVLPEHPQVFAYTRSLGDRSLLVLANLSSEPATFDAAQLPAWAVGGGDAPAAELVLSNLGSTTEATSGSLRPWEAVVYSRG, encoded by the coding sequence GTGAGCGACAAGTGGTGGCAGTCGGCGGTCGTCTATCAGGTCTATCCGCGCAGCTTCGCGGACAGCGACGGAGACGGGATCGGTGACCTGCGCGGGGTGATCGAGCACCTCGACTACCTGAACGAACTCGGCGTCGACGTGGTCTGGCTCTCGCCGATCTACGCGTCCCCGCACGACGACAACGGCTACGACATCAGCGACTACCGCGCGATCGACCCGCTGTTCGGCACGTTCGACGACTTCGACGAACTGCTGGAGGGGATGCACGCCCGCGGCATGAAGCTGGTCATGGACCTCGTCGTCAATCACACGTCCGACGAGCATCCGTGGTTCATCGAGTCGGCGTCCTCCACGGACAACCCCAAGCGGGACTGGTACTGGTGGCGTCCCGCTCGCGCGGGCAAGCAGCCGGGCGAGCAGGGCGCGGAGCCGAACAACTGGGGCTCCTTCTTCTCCGGACCGGCCTGGCAGCTCGACCCGCAGACCGGCGAGTACTACCTGCACCTGTTCTCGCGCAAGCAGCCGGATCTCAACTGGGAGAACCCGGAGGTCCGCGACGCGGTCTACGAGATGATGAACTGGTGGCTCGACCGCGGCGTCGACGGCTTCCGGATGGACGTCATCAACTTCATCTCCAAGGTCACCTCGCTGCCCGACGGGGTCGTCCCGGAGGGCGCCCTCTACGGCGACGCGTACCCGTACTTCGCGCAGGGCCCGCGCATCCACGAGTTCCTGCACGAGATGCACGAGCGCGTGTTCGCCGGCCGCGAGGACCGGTATCTCACGGTCGGCGAGATGCCGGGCGTCGACATCGAGCAGGCCCGACGCTTCACGGATCCCCGCAACGGCGAGCTCGACATGGTGTTCCAGTTCGAGCACGTCGACCTCGACCACGGACCGGGCGGCAAGTGGGACCACCGGCCGCTCAGCGTGCTCGACCTCAAGCGCAACCTCTCCACATGGCAGGAAGGACTCGCCGACCTCGGCTGGAACAGCCTGTACTGGAACAACCACGACCAGCCGCGCGTCGTCAGCCGGTTCGGCGACGACGGCGAGCACCGCATCCCGTCCGCGAAAGCGCTCGGCACCGTCCTGCACCTGATGCGCGGCACGCCGTACGTCTACCAGGGAGAGGAGCTCGGGATGACGAACGTCCCGTTCTCCTCGATCGAGGACTTCCGCGACATCGAGTCGCTGAATCACTACGCGGAGGCCGTCGACATCCTGGGCGCTCCCGCGGAGGAGGTGCTGGCGGCGCTGCGTCGGACGAGCCGCGACAACGCCCGCACTCCGATGCAGTGGACGCCCGGTCCGCACGCCGGTTTCACCACCGGGACGCCGTGGATCACGGTCAACCCGAACGCGGCCGACATCAACGCCGAAGCCGAGGTGGCCGATCCCGACTCGGTGTTCGCCCACTACCGCGCGCTCATCGACCTGCGCCATCAGTCGGAGGTCGTCGCGATCGGGGACTACGCGCTCGTGCTGCCGGAGCATCCCCAGGTCTTCGCATACACCCGCAGCCTCGGCGACCGGTCGCTGCTGGTGCTCGCGAACCTCAGCAGCGAGCCGGCGACGTTCGATGCCGCGCAGCTTCCCGCCTGGGCGGTCGGTGGCGGCGATGCGCCTGCGGCCGAACTGGTGCTCTCCAACCTGGGATCCACGACCGAGGCGACGAGCGGATCGCTCCGCCCCTGGGAGGCCGTGGTCTACTCCCGGGGCTGA
- a CDS encoding Gfo/Idh/MocA family protein has protein sequence MTQAVAIVGVGRMGRAHAAAWATNDVPVLWAVSPRRRPDLPEAPDARWATRLEEALDDPAVTIVSVCTPTPSHADLAIQALEAGRHVLLEKPIALTVEDAERVEAAAGRARGTLMVAHVVRFFSGYAALAERVAAGAVGSARVVRASRISAAPVGYDWLEDDSQSGGMLVDFAIHDIDQASAYLGRAVAVTSIPSAGAGFGVPVATTIEYEGGGVAQVLSVSDLPEGQPFRTTFEVVGDTGVDVAEPEADDAFAAQARYFLDCVTAGVPTTRAPVSSAVEALRVALAARESARTGRRILLPR, from the coding sequence ATGACCCAGGCCGTCGCCATCGTCGGCGTCGGCCGGATGGGCCGGGCGCACGCGGCGGCATGGGCGACGAACGACGTCCCGGTGCTCTGGGCGGTGTCGCCGCGCCGCCGTCCGGATCTCCCGGAGGCGCCCGACGCCCGCTGGGCCACCCGGCTGGAGGAGGCGCTCGACGACCCCGCCGTCACCATCGTCTCCGTCTGCACTCCCACGCCATCGCACGCCGATCTGGCCATCCAGGCGCTCGAGGCGGGCCGTCACGTGCTGCTGGAGAAGCCCATCGCGCTCACCGTGGAGGACGCCGAGCGCGTGGAGGCCGCGGCTGGCAGGGCGCGCGGGACGCTGATGGTCGCGCACGTCGTCCGCTTCTTTTCCGGATACGCGGCGCTGGCGGAGCGCGTCGCGGCGGGCGCCGTCGGCAGTGCCCGCGTGGTGCGCGCGTCGCGGATCTCGGCGGCGCCGGTCGGCTACGACTGGCTGGAGGACGACTCCCAGTCCGGCGGCATGCTCGTCGACTTCGCCATCCACGACATCGACCAGGCGTCCGCCTACCTGGGTCGCGCGGTCGCCGTGACCAGCATCCCGTCGGCGGGTGCGGGCTTCGGCGTCCCCGTCGCCACGACGATCGAGTACGAGGGCGGCGGCGTCGCGCAGGTGCTCAGTGTGTCCGACCTCCCGGAGGGCCAGCCGTTCCGCACGACGTTCGAGGTCGTCGGCGACACGGGGGTGGATGTGGCGGAGCCGGAGGCGGACGACGCGTTCGCCGCGCAGGCGCGCTACTTCCTCGACTGCGTGACCGCGGGCGTGCCGACCACCCGAGCACCCGTCTCCTCGGCGGTCGAGGCACTGCGGGTTGCGCTCGCGGCGCGCGAGTCCGCGCGCACCGGGCGACGCATCCTGCTGCCCCGGTAG
- a CDS encoding ROK family transcriptional regulator translates to MTSTMEGTPVLTGPGTPGGILELVRSGRSRSRADLARSTGLSPSTVSQRVDALIAAGYLREAGSGVSHGGRRPRALEVDASTGVVCAADLGSHHATFGLIDLSGRVLASRTEPMDISTGPAAVLRWIAEVGAELTEAHAQPGQTLRGFGIGLPGPVDSTTGRMVSPSRMPGWNGVDVAAELSAITGLPAAADNDANLMALGEYDTLGGDVGELVFVKAGSSIGCGIVAFGGVYHGHHGMAGDISHVTVPGAPAVLCSCGRIGCLDAVAGGAAIVQALRSSGVEISDTREVLALARDAHPRATQELREAGLRTGGVLATIMNFFNPQRLVLGGILGEAEAFVAGVRSAIYSDCLPMITDQLDIAVSVAKEQAGIRGAGRLILDSVFDPARVDLVVR, encoded by the coding sequence ATGACGAGCACGATGGAGGGGACGCCCGTCCTGACCGGACCGGGCACTCCGGGCGGCATCCTGGAGCTCGTCCGCTCCGGCCGGTCCCGGTCGCGGGCGGATCTCGCCCGCAGCACCGGCCTCTCGCCCTCGACGGTCTCGCAGCGCGTCGACGCCCTCATCGCCGCCGGCTACCTCCGCGAGGCGGGTTCGGGCGTCTCCCACGGCGGTCGCCGCCCGCGCGCCCTCGAAGTGGATGCGTCCACGGGCGTCGTCTGCGCCGCAGACCTCGGCTCTCACCACGCCACCTTCGGGCTCATCGATCTGAGCGGGCGCGTGCTCGCCTCCCGGACCGAGCCCATGGACATCTCCACCGGCCCTGCCGCCGTGCTCCGCTGGATCGCCGAGGTCGGCGCCGAGCTGACGGAGGCGCACGCGCAGCCGGGCCAGACGCTCCGCGGGTTCGGCATCGGACTCCCCGGCCCCGTCGACTCCACCACCGGCCGCATGGTGTCGCCCTCGCGTATGCCCGGCTGGAACGGTGTGGATGTGGCGGCCGAGCTCTCCGCGATCACCGGCCTCCCTGCCGCGGCGGACAACGACGCCAACCTGATGGCGCTCGGCGAGTACGACACCCTGGGCGGCGACGTCGGCGAGCTCGTGTTCGTGAAGGCGGGATCGAGCATCGGCTGCGGCATCGTCGCCTTCGGCGGCGTCTACCACGGGCACCACGGCATGGCGGGCGACATCAGCCACGTCACCGTCCCCGGCGCCCCAGCGGTGCTCTGCTCGTGCGGCCGGATCGGCTGCCTGGATGCGGTGGCCGGCGGCGCCGCGATCGTCCAGGCGCTGCGGTCCTCCGGCGTCGAGATCTCCGACACCCGCGAGGTGCTCGCACTCGCCAGGGACGCGCATCCACGCGCAACACAGGAGCTCCGGGAGGCGGGCCTCCGCACCGGCGGCGTCCTGGCGACCATCATGAACTTCTTCAACCCGCAGCGCCTGGTGCTCGGCGGCATCCTGGGGGAGGCCGAGGCGTTCGTCGCCGGGGTGCGCTCCGCCATCTACTCGGACTGCCTGCCGATGATCACCGACCAGCTCGACATCGCGGTGAGCGTCGCCAAGGAGCAGGCGGGCATCCGCGGGGCAGGGCGGCTCATCCTCGACTCGGTGTTCGACCCCGCGCGCGTCGACCTCGTCGTCCGATGA